In Pseudomonas nunensis, a single window of DNA contains:
- a CDS encoding DUF4123 domain-containing protein, whose translation MQPDHFSPHAWLEQQPLKPSEQLFAIFSNASAAEPFKAWQRSLTAQAPSPIWADTAYAEWEAVMPFVGIVAADGGFLEWVAATESRDWGWLAISSASLEAVVDHLRSLTQALLPNNDKVFFRFWDGRYLLPMLQSTAVDTAQLLPVIGRCLINGRALEIGGRALKSSQVFPWWSVPETLLEELAAQSDVTRINNLLKWLSEDLPDLFEAFSDSVLRRKVASFLEAKDLPQASKQTLVDYLMAELN comes from the coding sequence GTGCAGCCTGATCACTTTTCGCCTCACGCCTGGTTGGAACAACAGCCGCTGAAACCGTCGGAACAACTGTTCGCGATCTTCAGCAATGCCAGCGCGGCTGAGCCGTTCAAAGCTTGGCAACGCTCGCTCACCGCTCAAGCACCGAGCCCGATTTGGGCCGACACCGCCTACGCCGAGTGGGAAGCGGTGATGCCTTTCGTGGGAATCGTCGCGGCTGACGGTGGGTTTCTGGAATGGGTCGCTGCCACTGAGTCTCGTGACTGGGGATGGTTGGCTATTTCGTCGGCCAGCCTGGAAGCCGTAGTCGATCACTTGCGAAGTCTCACACAAGCGCTGCTGCCCAATAACGACAAGGTGTTTTTCCGTTTCTGGGACGGGCGCTATCTACTGCCAATGTTGCAATCCACCGCTGTCGATACCGCGCAGCTGCTGCCGGTTATCGGGCGTTGCCTGATCAATGGCCGAGCGCTGGAAATCGGCGGTCGCGCGCTGAAAAGCTCTCAGGTTTTTCCGTGGTGGAGCGTCCCCGAGACATTGCTCGAAGAGCTCGCCGCGCAGTCTGACGTCACCCGAATCAACAACCTGTTGAAGTGGTTGAGCGAGGACCTTCCGGACCTGTTCGAGGCTTTTTCCGACAGCGTATTGCGACGCAAGGTCGCGAGTTTTCTTGAAGCGAAGGACCTGCCCCAGGCATCGAAACAGACCTTGGTGGATTACCTGATGGCGGAGCTGAACTGA
- a CDS encoding type VI secretion system tip protein VgrG, giving the protein MFAPANQPRFTLTLDGVQNELKVLEFTGKEAISQPFRFDLELVSEQPDLDLESLLHRQAFLSFDGEGSGIHGQMFRVGQGDSGKRLTRYQVSLVPRLTYLGQRINQRIFQHQSVPAIIAQVLKDHGIQRDAFEFQLGSDYPEREYCVQYAESDLAFIQRLCAEIGIHFHFQHSPDGHLLVFGDDQTVFPRLPEPTLYLPGSGMAATAPAIKRFNVRLETRTTAVARRDYDFRKPRLPLESRVDSEQRPVLEDYDFPGQFSDRESGKQLTQRALERHGADFRQAEGRSDQSTLTSGHFLQLAEHPRHAWNDLWLITEIEHHGRQPQVLEESATDDGEFQGYRNTFLATPWDVSFRPPLGPDKPRMLGYQPAVVTGPNDSEIHCDEFGRVKVQLAWDRDGQLDEHSSCWLRVATGWAHDRYGSVLIPRVGMEVLVGFIDADADKPLVMGCLPNAATPVPLDLPADKTRSIFRSQSSPGGGGYNELRIEDRKGAEEIYLRAQRNWTQHVLNDQQVQVDNARSIVVSGIARHELKADEQRITHGQRQTEIRQDDHLLVTGDRHIRVTNQALNASQQFHVSAGQQVVIDGGASATIQAGGQWINIGPGGIFSSVPIMVGGAPMATMSAVAISPDVPLKLAAAPAALLSAAQILSLKGDAPFCEECERCKDGVCAA; this is encoded by the coding sequence ATGTTCGCGCCTGCCAATCAACCGCGTTTCACGTTGACCCTCGACGGCGTCCAGAATGAGCTCAAGGTCCTTGAGTTCACGGGTAAGGAAGCCATCAGCCAACCCTTTCGTTTCGACCTGGAACTGGTCAGCGAACAGCCGGACCTCGACCTTGAGAGTCTCCTGCATCGTCAGGCATTTCTGAGTTTTGACGGAGAGGGTTCCGGCATTCACGGTCAGATGTTTCGGGTCGGGCAAGGGGATTCCGGTAAACGTCTGACACGCTATCAAGTCAGCCTTGTCCCGCGTCTGACTTACCTTGGCCAGCGCATCAATCAAAGAATCTTCCAGCACCAGAGCGTGCCGGCGATCATCGCGCAAGTCCTCAAGGATCACGGGATCCAGCGCGATGCCTTTGAATTTCAACTCGGCAGCGACTACCCCGAACGTGAGTACTGCGTGCAATACGCGGAAAGCGATCTGGCGTTCATCCAGCGCCTGTGTGCCGAGATCGGCATTCACTTCCATTTTCAGCACAGCCCTGACGGCCATCTATTGGTGTTCGGCGATGATCAGACGGTTTTTCCGCGTCTGCCCGAGCCCACGCTGTATCTGCCTGGCAGCGGCATGGCCGCCACCGCTCCGGCGATCAAGCGTTTCAACGTGCGTCTGGAGACCCGGACGACAGCCGTGGCTCGCCGGGACTACGACTTCCGCAAACCTCGCCTGCCACTCGAAAGCCGCGTCGATAGCGAACAGCGCCCGGTGCTGGAGGATTACGACTTCCCCGGTCAATTCAGCGACCGTGAGTCCGGCAAGCAACTGACCCAGCGAGCCCTGGAACGCCATGGCGCGGATTTCCGTCAGGCTGAAGGTCGCAGCGATCAATCGACACTGACCAGCGGACACTTCCTGCAACTGGCCGAGCATCCACGCCATGCCTGGAATGACCTGTGGCTGATCACTGAAATCGAACACCATGGTCGTCAGCCACAGGTGCTGGAAGAGTCCGCCACCGACGACGGTGAATTCCAGGGGTATCGAAATACCTTTCTCGCAACGCCGTGGGACGTTTCCTTCCGCCCGCCGCTGGGGCCGGACAAACCGCGCATGCTCGGCTATCAACCCGCCGTGGTCACTGGGCCGAACGACAGTGAAATCCACTGCGACGAATTTGGCCGGGTCAAAGTCCAGCTCGCCTGGGACCGCGACGGCCAACTCGACGAGCACTCCAGTTGCTGGTTGCGAGTCGCCACCGGTTGGGCGCACGACCGTTACGGCAGCGTGTTGATTCCGCGAGTCGGCATGGAAGTGTTGGTGGGATTCATCGACGCCGATGCCGACAAACCTTTGGTGATGGGCTGCCTGCCGAACGCCGCGACACCTGTTCCTCTCGACCTGCCCGCCGACAAGACCCGCAGTATTTTCCGCAGCCAGAGCAGTCCCGGCGGCGGTGGCTACAACGAATTGCGCATCGAGGATCGCAAAGGCGCCGAGGAAATTTACCTGCGGGCCCAGCGAAACTGGACCCAGCACGTGTTGAATGATCAACAGGTTCAGGTCGATAACGCCCGCAGCATCGTAGTCTCCGGCATCGCTCGCCACGAGTTGAAGGCCGACGAACAACGCATCACCCATGGCCAGCGCCAGACCGAAATCAGGCAAGACGATCACCTGCTGGTGACCGGCGACCGGCACATCCGCGTGACCAATCAGGCGCTCAACGCCAGTCAGCAATTCCATGTCAGCGCCGGCCAGCAAGTGGTGATCGACGGCGGTGCCAGCGCGACCATTCAGGCGGGCGGGCAATGGATCAACATCGGCCCCGGCGGGATTTTCAGCAGCGTGCCGATTATGGTCGGTGGCGCGCCAATGGCGACCATGTCAGCCGTGGCGATTTCGCCGGATGTACCTCTGAAACTCGCCGCAGCCCCGGCGGCGTTGCTCAGTGCGGCGCAGATTCTGAGCCTGAAAGGTGATGCGCCGTTCTGTGAAGAGTGTGAGCGTTGCAAGGATGGTGTCTGTGCAGCCTGA
- the putP gene encoding sodium/proline symporter PutP, whose product MSVSNPTLITFVIYIAAMVLIGFMAYRSTNNLSDYILGGRSLGSVVTALSAGASDMSGWLLMGLPGAIYMSGLSESWIAIGLIVGAYLNWLFVAGRLRVQTEHNGDALTLPDYFSSRFEDKSGLLRIISAIVILVFFTIYCASGIVAGARLFESTFGMSYETALWAGAAATIAYTFVGGFLAVSWTDTVQATLMIFALLLTPIIVLLATGGVDTTFLAIEAQDPSNFDMLKNTTFIGVISLMGWGLGYFGQPHILARFMAADSVKSIAKARRISMTWMILCLGGTVAVGFFGIAYFSAHPDLAAPVTENHERVFIELAKILFNPWIAGVLLSAILAAVMSTLSCQLLVCSSALTEDFYKTFLRKSASQVELVWVGRAMVLLVALIAIALAANPENRVLGLVSYAWAGFGAAFGPVVLISVIWKDMTRNGALAGILVGAITVIVWKHFNLLGLYEIIPGFIFASLAIYIVSKLGAPTKGMLMRFAAAEADFRLNK is encoded by the coding sequence ATGAGCGTAAGTAATCCAACACTGATCACGTTCGTGATCTATATCGCAGCAATGGTGCTGATCGGCTTCATGGCCTATCGCTCCACCAACAACCTTTCTGACTACATTCTGGGCGGTCGCAGCCTCGGAAGCGTGGTGACGGCATTGTCCGCCGGCGCCTCCGACATGAGCGGCTGGTTGTTGATGGGCCTGCCGGGCGCCATCTACATGTCCGGTTTGTCTGAAAGCTGGATCGCCATCGGCCTGATCGTCGGTGCTTATCTGAACTGGCTGTTCGTCGCCGGCCGTCTGCGCGTGCAGACCGAGCACAACGGCGATGCGTTGACCCTGCCGGATTACTTCTCCAGCCGTTTCGAAGACAAAAGCGGCCTGCTGCGGATCATTTCCGCCATCGTGATCCTGGTGTTCTTCACTATTTACTGTGCCTCCGGCATCGTGGCCGGCGCCCGTCTGTTCGAAAGCACCTTTGGCATGTCCTACGAGACAGCGCTGTGGGCCGGTGCTGCGGCGACGATTGCCTACACCTTCGTTGGCGGTTTCCTGGCAGTGAGCTGGACCGATACCGTACAAGCCACCCTGATGATCTTCGCCCTGTTGCTGACGCCGATCATCGTGCTGCTGGCCACCGGTGGCGTCGACACCACGTTCCTGGCCATCGAAGCGCAAGACCCAAGCAACTTCGACATGCTGAAAAACACCACCTTCATCGGCGTGATTTCGCTGATGGGTTGGGGCCTGGGCTACTTCGGCCAGCCGCACATCCTCGCGCGTTTCATGGCGGCGGACTCGGTCAAGTCGATTGCCAAGGCACGTCGCATCTCCATGACCTGGATGATCCTGTGCCTGGGCGGCACAGTCGCTGTAGGCTTTTTCGGTATCGCCTACTTCTCGGCGCACCCCGACTTGGCCGCGCCGGTGACCGAAAACCACGAACGTGTGTTTATCGAACTGGCAAAAATCCTCTTCAACCCGTGGATTGCCGGTGTGTTGCTGTCGGCCATTCTGGCGGCGGTGATGAGCACCCTGAGCTGCCAATTGCTGGTGTGTTCCAGCGCCCTGACCGAAGACTTCTACAAAACCTTCCTGCGCAAATCCGCTTCCCAGGTTGAACTGGTCTGGGTTGGCCGCGCCATGGTGTTGCTGGTAGCCCTGATCGCGATCGCGTTGGCCGCTAACCCGGAAAACCGTGTGCTGGGTCTGGTCAGCTACGCCTGGGCCGGTTTCGGTGCCGCGTTCGGTCCCGTTGTGTTGATCTCGGTAATCTGGAAGGACATGACCCGCAACGGCGCACTGGCCGGCATTCTGGTTGGTGCAATCACCGTGATTGTCTGGAAACACTTCAATCTGCTGGGTCTGTACGAAATTATCCCGGGCTTCATCTTTGCTAGCCTGGCGATCTACATCGTCAGCAAGCTGGGCGCGCCAACCAAAGGCATGCTGATGCGCTTTGCCGCAGCCGAAGCGGATTTCCGCCTGAACAAGTGA